A window of the Mus pahari chromosome 1, PAHARI_EIJ_v1.1, whole genome shotgun sequence genome harbors these coding sequences:
- the Wbp1l gene encoding WW domain binding protein 1-like isoform X1: protein MERRRLLGGMALLLLQALPSPLSVRAEPPQDKEACVGTNNQSYICDTGHCCGQSQCCNYYYELWCKSLPGGSWHARVPVTASAPWETAGWPAFSDSLGDSVGFWLVWTVVIILSCCCVCHHRRAKHRLQAQQRQHEINLIAYREAHNYSALPFYFRFLPNSLLPPYEEVVNRPPTPPPPYSAFQLQQQQLLPPPPQGGPAGGSPPGADPPQGSQGAQSSPLSGPSRSSTRPPSVADPQSPEVPTDQEATKASGMESGSPVASHGELDPAAFLDRDSECKEELLKDSSSEHGGVPPDSKDKTPGRHRRFTGDSGIEVCVCNRGHHDDDLKEFNTLIDDALDGPLDFCDSCHVRPPVDEEEGLCLSSEGQVREHGHPHLPRPPACLLLNTINEQDSPNSQHSGSPS from the exons GATAAGGAAGCCTGTGTGGGCACCAACAATCAAAGCTACATCTGTGACACAGGACACTGCTGTGGACAGTCTCAGTGTTGCAACTACTACTATGAACTCTGGTGTAAGTCCTTGCCCGGGGGTTCTTGGCATGCCAGGGTCCCGGTTACTGCCTCTGCTCCTTGGGAAACCGCGGGCTGGCCAGCCTTTTCTGATTCTCTTGGGGACAGTGTTG GGTTCTGGCTGGTGTGGACTGTCGTCATCATCCTGAGCTGCTGCTGTGTCTGCCACCACCGCCGAGCCAAGCACCGCCTTCAGGCTCAGCAGCGACAACATGAAATCAACCTGATCGCTTACCGGGAAGCCCACAACTACTCTGCGTTGCCGTTTTACTTCA GGTTTTTGCCAAACTCTTTACTACCTCCTTATGAGGAAGTGGTGAACCGACCTCCAACTCCTCCCCCACCGTACAGTGCCTTCCAGCTccaacagcagcagctgctgccgcCTCCTCCTCAGGGTGGCCCTGCAGGTGGCAGCCCCCCAGGCGCTGACCcgccccagggctcccagggagcACAGAGCAGTCCTTTGTCTGGACCGAGCAGAAGCAGCACAAGACCCCCCAGTGTCGCAGATCCTCAGTCCCCTGAAGTGCCCACTGACCAGGAAGCCACCAAAGCCTCTGGGATGGAGTCTGGTAGCCCTGTGGCCAGCCACGGGGAGCTGGACCCAGCCGCCTTCCTCGACCGGGATTCCGAGTGCAAGGAGGAGCTTCTGAAAGATTCAAGTTCCGAGCATGGCGGTGTACCCCCCGACAGCAAAGACAAGACCCCCGGCAGGCATCGCCGCTTCACAGGTGACTCAGgcattgaggtgtgtgtgtgcaaccgGGGCCACCATGACGATGACCTCAAAGAGTTTAACACGCTCATAGATGATGCTCTGGACGGGCCCCTGGACTTCTGTGACAGCTGTCATGTACGGCCTCCTGTTGACGAAGAGGAAGGTCTCTGCCTGTCCTCGGAGGGGCAGGTTCGAGAGCACGGGCACCCCCACCTGCCACGGCCGCCTGCGTGTCTGCTGCTAAACACCATCAATGAGCAGGACTCCCCAAATTCCCAGCACAGTGGCTCCCCGAGCTAG
- the Wbp1l gene encoding WW domain binding protein 1-like isoform X4: MPFLWGLRQDKEACVGTNNQSYICDTGHCCGQSQCCNYYYELWWFWLVWTVVIILSCCCVCHHRRAKHRLQAQQRQHEINLIAYREAHNYSALPFYFRFLPNSLLPPYEEVVNRPPTPPPPYSAFQLQQQQLLPPPPQGGPAGGSPPGADPPQGSQGAQSSPLSGPSRSSTRPPSVADPQSPEVPTDQEATKASGMESGSPVASHGELDPAAFLDRDSECKEELLKDSSSEHGGVPPDSKDKTPGRHRRFTGDSGIEVCVCNRGHHDDDLKEFNTLIDDALDGPLDFCDSCHVRPPVDEEEGLCLSSEGQVREHGHPHLPRPPACLLLNTINEQDSPNSQHSGSPS; the protein is encoded by the exons ATGCCGTTCCTCTGGGGGCTTAGACAG GATAAGGAAGCCTGTGTGGGCACCAACAATCAAAGCTACATCTGTGACACAGGACACTGCTGTGGACAGTCTCAGTGTTGCAACTACTACTATGAACTCTGGT GGTTCTGGCTGGTGTGGACTGTCGTCATCATCCTGAGCTGCTGCTGTGTCTGCCACCACCGCCGAGCCAAGCACCGCCTTCAGGCTCAGCAGCGACAACATGAAATCAACCTGATCGCTTACCGGGAAGCCCACAACTACTCTGCGTTGCCGTTTTACTTCA GGTTTTTGCCAAACTCTTTACTACCTCCTTATGAGGAAGTGGTGAACCGACCTCCAACTCCTCCCCCACCGTACAGTGCCTTCCAGCTccaacagcagcagctgctgccgcCTCCTCCTCAGGGTGGCCCTGCAGGTGGCAGCCCCCCAGGCGCTGACCcgccccagggctcccagggagcACAGAGCAGTCCTTTGTCTGGACCGAGCAGAAGCAGCACAAGACCCCCCAGTGTCGCAGATCCTCAGTCCCCTGAAGTGCCCACTGACCAGGAAGCCACCAAAGCCTCTGGGATGGAGTCTGGTAGCCCTGTGGCCAGCCACGGGGAGCTGGACCCAGCCGCCTTCCTCGACCGGGATTCCGAGTGCAAGGAGGAGCTTCTGAAAGATTCAAGTTCCGAGCATGGCGGTGTACCCCCCGACAGCAAAGACAAGACCCCCGGCAGGCATCGCCGCTTCACAGGTGACTCAGgcattgaggtgtgtgtgtgcaaccgGGGCCACCATGACGATGACCTCAAAGAGTTTAACACGCTCATAGATGATGCTCTGGACGGGCCCCTGGACTTCTGTGACAGCTGTCATGTACGGCCTCCTGTTGACGAAGAGGAAGGTCTCTGCCTGTCCTCGGAGGGGCAGGTTCGAGAGCACGGGCACCCCCACCTGCCACGGCCGCCTGCGTGTCTGCTGCTAAACACCATCAATGAGCAGGACTCCCCAAATTCCCAGCACAGTGGCTCCCCGAGCTAG
- the Wbp1l gene encoding WW domain binding protein 1-like isoform X3, with translation MERRRLLGGMALLLLQALPSPLSVRAEPPQDKEACVGTNNQSYICDTGHCCGQSQCCNYYYELWWFWLVWTVVIILSCCCVCHHRRAKHRLQAQQRQHEINLIAYREAHNYSALPFYFRFLPNSLLPPYEEVVNRPPTPPPPYSAFQLQQQQLLPPPPQGGPAGGSPPGADPPQGSQGAQSSPLSGPSRSSTRPPSVADPQSPEVPTDQEATKASGMESGSPVASHGELDPAAFLDRDSECKEELLKDSSSEHGGVPPDSKDKTPGRHRRFTGDSGIEVCVCNRGHHDDDLKEFNTLIDDALDGPLDFCDSCHVRPPVDEEEGLCLSSEGQVREHGHPHLPRPPACLLLNTINEQDSPNSQHSGSPS, from the exons GATAAGGAAGCCTGTGTGGGCACCAACAATCAAAGCTACATCTGTGACACAGGACACTGCTGTGGACAGTCTCAGTGTTGCAACTACTACTATGAACTCTGGT GGTTCTGGCTGGTGTGGACTGTCGTCATCATCCTGAGCTGCTGCTGTGTCTGCCACCACCGCCGAGCCAAGCACCGCCTTCAGGCTCAGCAGCGACAACATGAAATCAACCTGATCGCTTACCGGGAAGCCCACAACTACTCTGCGTTGCCGTTTTACTTCA GGTTTTTGCCAAACTCTTTACTACCTCCTTATGAGGAAGTGGTGAACCGACCTCCAACTCCTCCCCCACCGTACAGTGCCTTCCAGCTccaacagcagcagctgctgccgcCTCCTCCTCAGGGTGGCCCTGCAGGTGGCAGCCCCCCAGGCGCTGACCcgccccagggctcccagggagcACAGAGCAGTCCTTTGTCTGGACCGAGCAGAAGCAGCACAAGACCCCCCAGTGTCGCAGATCCTCAGTCCCCTGAAGTGCCCACTGACCAGGAAGCCACCAAAGCCTCTGGGATGGAGTCTGGTAGCCCTGTGGCCAGCCACGGGGAGCTGGACCCAGCCGCCTTCCTCGACCGGGATTCCGAGTGCAAGGAGGAGCTTCTGAAAGATTCAAGTTCCGAGCATGGCGGTGTACCCCCCGACAGCAAAGACAAGACCCCCGGCAGGCATCGCCGCTTCACAGGTGACTCAGgcattgaggtgtgtgtgtgcaaccgGGGCCACCATGACGATGACCTCAAAGAGTTTAACACGCTCATAGATGATGCTCTGGACGGGCCCCTGGACTTCTGTGACAGCTGTCATGTACGGCCTCCTGTTGACGAAGAGGAAGGTCTCTGCCTGTCCTCGGAGGGGCAGGTTCGAGAGCACGGGCACCCCCACCTGCCACGGCCGCCTGCGTGTCTGCTGCTAAACACCATCAATGAGCAGGACTCCCCAAATTCCCAGCACAGTGGCTCCCCGAGCTAG